The Actinomadura sp. WMMB 499 genome includes a window with the following:
- a CDS encoding S8 family serine peptidase: MRWSAVAVLAGCLLPLYAASPAHAAPRAPANCRPPAGAMSAQALAQGGVPWAQQSLNIEAAHGKATGKGVKVAVVDSGVSTANPQLAGQVVKGADVTKTGPEDCLGHGTYVAGIIAAKAGISSFVGVAPGAQIIPIKFAAQAQNIDSGLAAKGIDEAVKLGADVINVSTQSIGDDPRLRQAVQNANAKGVVVVAAAGNIDRQNGKVPGLMFPSAYQNEGVISVGAVGQDGKITEFSNPNTPVSVVAPGNDIVTTAPDGNYAVQKGTSFATPFVAGLAALILEAYPDATPAEVKQRIEGTAAGNKGAGSGAGMINPFEALTAVSAGPGAGGVAGPSGPVSIAVPDEPDSTTRAVALGVAGGTVGAAVLVLAGGLLIPAGRRRGWRAGPVQPSGGNSGESA, from the coding sequence ATGAGATGGAGCGCGGTCGCCGTGCTGGCCGGGTGCCTGCTCCCCCTTTACGCCGCGTCCCCGGCGCACGCGGCGCCGCGGGCGCCCGCGAACTGCCGCCCTCCCGCGGGTGCGATGAGCGCGCAGGCGCTCGCGCAGGGCGGGGTGCCGTGGGCGCAGCAGTCCCTCAACATCGAGGCCGCCCACGGGAAGGCGACCGGCAAGGGCGTCAAGGTCGCCGTCGTCGACAGCGGGGTGAGCACGGCGAACCCGCAGCTCGCCGGGCAGGTCGTGAAGGGCGCCGACGTGACGAAGACGGGCCCGGAGGACTGCCTCGGGCACGGCACGTACGTCGCGGGAATCATCGCGGCGAAGGCCGGGATCTCGTCGTTCGTCGGCGTCGCGCCGGGCGCGCAGATCATCCCGATCAAGTTCGCGGCCCAGGCGCAGAACATCGACAGCGGGCTGGCCGCCAAGGGCATCGACGAGGCGGTCAAGCTCGGCGCGGACGTCATCAACGTCTCGACGCAGTCGATCGGGGACGATCCGCGGCTGCGCCAGGCCGTCCAGAACGCGAACGCCAAGGGCGTCGTGGTGGTTGCCGCCGCGGGGAACATCGACCGGCAGAACGGCAAGGTGCCCGGCCTGATGTTCCCGTCGGCCTACCAGAATGAGGGCGTCATCTCGGTCGGCGCGGTCGGGCAGGACGGGAAGATCACCGAGTTCTCGAACCCCAACACGCCCGTGTCGGTCGTCGCGCCCGGCAACGACATCGTGACCACCGCCCCCGACGGCAACTACGCGGTGCAGAAGGGGACGAGCTTCGCGACACCGTTCGTCGCGGGACTGGCCGCGCTCATCCTGGAGGCGTACCCCGACGCGACGCCCGCCGAGGTCAAGCAGCGGATCGAGGGGACGGCCGCGGGCAACAAGGGCGCGGGCAGCGGGGCCGGGATGATCAACCCGTTCGAGGCGCTGACCGCGGTGAGCGCGGGACCGGGCGCGGGCGGCGTGGCCGGCCCGAGCGGACCGGTCAGCATCGCGGTGCCCGACGAGCCCGACTCCACCACCCGCGCCGTGGCGCTCGGCGTCGCGGGCGGCACGGTCGGCGCGGCGGTCCTGGTCCTCGCGGGCGGGCTGCTGATCCCGGCCGGACGCCGCCGCGGCTGGCGCGCGGGACCGGTGCAGCCGTCGGGCGGCAACTCGGGAGAGTCCGCGTAG
- a CDS encoding DUF4352 domain-containing protein, which produces MQYTAPVPHQPTTGRRRRWVWTSAVACAVIVLAAVLWVTGGLEEKPKQPVKSPGKAVDVKRFALTVHDVRAGTADSALGGGNERFLIVRMRVVNKSEQTARLGGTGLQDGVVARTKDGKWVKPDQVTGVAAGAKTDAAQPDLPVEASVMWKLGTAAPPETFTFGLREWEYDHGFTDSEYTWRVQAEGGELAARFTLPVGTGTP; this is translated from the coding sequence GTGCAGTACACCGCCCCCGTCCCCCACCAGCCCACCACCGGCAGACGTCGCCGATGGGTCTGGACATCGGCCGTCGCGTGCGCGGTCATCGTGCTGGCCGCGGTGCTGTGGGTGACCGGAGGGCTGGAGGAGAAGCCGAAGCAGCCGGTGAAGTCGCCCGGGAAGGCGGTCGACGTGAAACGGTTCGCGCTGACGGTGCACGACGTGCGGGCCGGGACGGCCGACAGCGCGCTCGGCGGCGGAAACGAACGCTTCCTGATCGTCCGGATGCGCGTCGTCAACAAGAGCGAGCAGACGGCACGGCTCGGCGGCACCGGGCTGCAGGACGGCGTCGTCGCCCGCACCAAGGACGGCAAGTGGGTGAAGCCCGACCAGGTGACGGGCGTCGCCGCGGGCGCGAAGACGGACGCCGCCCAGCCCGACCTGCCCGTGGAAGCGTCGGTCATGTGGAAGCTGGGCACGGCCGCGCCGCCCGAGACGTTCACGTTCGGCCTGCGCGAGTGGGAGTACGACCACGGGTTCACCGACAGCGAGTACACGTGGCGGGTGCAGGCGGAGGGCGGCGAGCTGGCCGCGCGCTTCACCCTGCCGGTCGGGACGGGGACGCCGTGA
- a CDS encoding DUF1416 domain-containing protein has protein sequence MTQGCAAPAQTAHLPATVDLTNEAVIQGTVTRDGAPVSSAYARLLDATGEFTAEVVTGEEGVFRFFAADGDWTVRVLAAGGVSVDNAVTAKTGEVAALEVAI, from the coding sequence ATGACCCAGGGCTGCGCAGCACCCGCCCAGACGGCGCACCTGCCCGCGACCGTCGACCTGACCAACGAGGCCGTCATCCAGGGCACCGTCACGCGCGACGGCGCGCCCGTGTCCAGCGCCTACGCCCGCCTGCTCGACGCCACCGGCGAGTTCACCGCCGAGGTCGTCACCGGCGAGGAGGGCGTGTTCCGCTTCTTCGCCGCCGACGGCGACTGGACGGTCCGCGTCCTGGCCGCGGGCGGGGTGAGCGTCGACAACGCCGTCACCGCCAAGACCGGTGAAGTCGCGGCGCTCGAGGTCGCCATCTGA
- a CDS encoding sulfurtransferase — MSRADVLVDASWVEEHLDDPGLVLVEVDEDVSAYDKGHIRGAVKIDWKTELQDPVRRDFVDKTGFEELLSSKGIANDDLVILYGGNNNWFAAYAYWYFKLYGHQKVQLLDGGRKKWELDSRELVTDVPSRPKTTYTAQDQDLKIRAFRDEVVDAIGTKNLIDVRSPDEFSGKLLAPAHLPQEQAQRAGHVPTARSIPWSKAANDDGTFKSDEELRELYTEAGVDLSKDTIAYCRIGERSSHTWFALRELIGLENVKNYDGSWTEYGSLVGVPVELGEPK; from the coding sequence ATGAGCCGTGCCGACGTCCTGGTGGACGCTAGCTGGGTCGAAGAGCACCTGGACGACCCCGGTCTCGTCCTGGTCGAGGTCGACGAGGACGTGTCCGCCTACGACAAGGGCCACATCCGTGGCGCCGTGAAGATCGACTGGAAGACCGAGCTGCAGGACCCGGTCCGCCGCGACTTCGTCGACAAGACCGGCTTCGAGGAGCTGCTCTCGTCCAAGGGCATCGCCAACGACGACCTGGTCATCCTGTACGGCGGCAACAACAACTGGTTCGCCGCCTACGCCTACTGGTACTTCAAGCTGTACGGCCACCAGAAGGTGCAGCTGCTCGACGGCGGCCGCAAGAAGTGGGAGCTGGACTCCCGCGAGCTGGTCACCGACGTGCCGTCCCGGCCGAAGACCACCTACACGGCCCAGGACCAGGACCTGAAGATCCGCGCGTTCCGCGACGAGGTCGTCGACGCCATCGGCACCAAGAACCTGATCGACGTGCGGTCGCCCGACGAGTTCAGCGGCAAGCTGCTCGCCCCGGCGCACCTGCCGCAGGAGCAGGCGCAGCGGGCCGGGCACGTCCCGACCGCGCGCAGCATCCCGTGGTCCAAGGCGGCCAACGACGACGGCACGTTCAAGTCCGACGAGGAGCTCCGCGAGCTCTACACCGAGGCCGGCGTCGACCTGAGCAAGGACACCATCGCCTACTGCCGCATCGGCGAGCGCTCCTCGCACACCTGGTTCGCCCTGCGCGAGCTGATCGGCCTGGAGAACGTCAAGAACTACGACGGTTCGTGGACCGAGTACGGCTCGCTCGTCGGCGTCCCCGTCGAGCTCGGCGAGCCCAAGTAG
- a CDS encoding putative leader peptide, which produces MLTKRRAVDFCRVAASLCRMA; this is translated from the coding sequence ATGCTCACGAAGCGCCGCGCGGTCGACTTCTGCCGCGTGGCCGCCTCGCTCTGTCGTATGGCCTGA
- a CDS encoding thioredoxin family protein, with product MTEPDPAGVLGADDLGSDLGERATLVQFSSAFCAPCRATRRVLGDVARMVDGVAHVELDAEANLALVRRLEVTATPTVLVLDAAGRVVRRAAGAPRKADVIAAVGAAVG from the coding sequence GTGACAGAGCCGGATCCCGCGGGCGTGCTCGGGGCGGACGACCTGGGCTCCGACCTCGGTGAACGCGCGACGCTCGTGCAGTTCTCCAGCGCCTTCTGCGCGCCCTGCCGCGCCACCCGCCGCGTCCTCGGCGACGTCGCCCGGATGGTCGACGGCGTCGCGCACGTCGAACTCGACGCGGAGGCGAACCTCGCGCTCGTCCGGCGGCTCGAGGTGACCGCGACCCCGACCGTGCTCGTCCTGGACGCCGCCGGACGCGTCGTTCGCCGGGCCGCCGGGGCGCCCCGGAAGGCCGACGTGATCGCCGCTGTCGGCGCCGCGGTCGGCTGA
- a CDS encoding zf-HC2 domain-containing protein, protein MTEQCADVRAALGVYVVGAIDPAERARVDAHLAGCPACRDELAALAGLPALLGRVDEEQLTRVAGPPPELLDALLARAAERRRGPFGGRWPGARARRWAPVAAAACLTLAVGGLAGGLIAAAGDGPGTAAAPPATSAPPSPTRVTPAERIEAANDATGVHGYVLLHERKWGTEVELHLSGLERGARCRLQVIARDGRRDALGSWYVPYDDGYGEYRGSTMFPRGELSTFEIVGLDGEAVLTIPM, encoded by the coding sequence GTGACGGAGCAGTGCGCGGACGTGCGCGCCGCCCTCGGCGTCTACGTCGTCGGCGCCATCGACCCCGCGGAGCGCGCCCGGGTGGACGCCCATCTGGCCGGCTGCCCGGCCTGCCGGGACGAGCTGGCCGCGCTCGCCGGGCTGCCCGCGCTGCTCGGCCGGGTCGACGAGGAGCAGCTCACCCGGGTCGCCGGGCCCCCGCCGGAACTGCTGGACGCGCTGCTGGCGCGGGCCGCCGAGCGGCGGAGGGGTCCGTTCGGCGGCCGGTGGCCCGGCGCGCGGGCGCGGCGGTGGGCGCCGGTCGCGGCGGCGGCCTGCCTGACGCTGGCCGTCGGCGGCCTCGCCGGGGGCCTGATCGCCGCGGCGGGCGACGGTCCCGGGACGGCCGCCGCACCGCCCGCGACGTCCGCGCCGCCCTCGCCCACGCGGGTGACGCCCGCCGAGCGGATCGAGGCCGCGAACGACGCGACGGGCGTCCACGGCTACGTGCTGCTGCACGAGCGCAAATGGGGCACCGAGGTCGAACTCCACCTGTCCGGGCTCGAACGGGGCGCCCGGTGCCGCCTCCAGGTGATCGCCCGGGACGGCCGCAGGGACGCGCTCGGCAGCTGGTACGTGCCCTACGACGACGGGTACGGCGAGTACCGCGGCTCGACGATGTTCCCGCGCGGCGAGCTGTCGACGTTCGAGATCGTCGGGCTCGACGGGGAGGCCGTCCTGACGATCCCGATGTGA
- a CDS encoding sigma-70 family RNA polymerase sigma factor: MGPTADEGLLRALYSEHGGPLLGYALRLTGGDRPQAEDVVQETLLRAWRHPEALAGRPVRPWLFTVARNLVVDAHRARRARPQETGMDEHALTLQAGTDDIDRALESWTVAEALAQLSPTHRAVLVETYYRGRSVAEAAEALGIPPGTVKSRTYYALRALKLALEERGLAP; encoded by the coding sequence GTGGGCCCCACTGCGGACGAGGGACTGCTTCGCGCCCTTTACAGCGAGCACGGCGGACCCCTGCTCGGTTACGCGCTGCGGCTGACGGGCGGGGACCGCCCGCAGGCCGAGGACGTCGTGCAGGAGACGCTGCTGCGCGCCTGGCGGCATCCCGAGGCGCTCGCGGGACGGCCCGTCCGCCCGTGGCTGTTCACGGTCGCGCGGAACCTGGTCGTGGACGCGCACCGCGCCAGGCGCGCGCGGCCGCAGGAGACGGGCATGGACGAGCACGCCCTGACCCTCCAGGCGGGGACGGACGACATCGACCGGGCGCTCGAGTCGTGGACGGTCGCGGAGGCCCTCGCGCAGCTGAGCCCGACGCACCGGGCCGTCCTCGTGGAGACCTACTACCGGGGACGGTCGGTCGCGGAGGCGGCCGAGGCGCTCGGGATCCCGCCCGGCACCGTGAAGTCCCGCACGTACTACGCGCTGCGGGCGCTCAAACTGGCATTGGAGGAGAGGGGGCTGGCGCCGTGA
- a CDS encoding DUF2993 domain-containing protein encodes MRKALVVLLVLVVGGLIAADRIGVRIAQDEIGRQVAAQEGLARQPDVTIHGFPFLTQAVGGEYDHIEVVIGEYTEQDVTLSGVRVDMRGVNAPLTEIANGNTANVTARTATASAIIPYSVLEERAPKEVEGLAPSGENLEVDLAGAVMGFQLSGKAVVALEATDEGIAITPESVAPDGGPQIPLALVQRQLTWTVPVTDLPVGSRISRIEPTADGLRVAATAQNVQLSDLQNVR; translated from the coding sequence ATGCGCAAGGCACTGGTCGTCCTGCTCGTGCTGGTGGTGGGCGGGCTGATCGCCGCCGACCGGATCGGGGTCCGGATCGCGCAGGACGAGATCGGCCGGCAGGTCGCCGCGCAGGAGGGGCTGGCGCGCCAACCCGACGTCACGATCCACGGGTTCCCGTTCCTGACGCAGGCGGTCGGCGGCGAGTACGACCACATCGAGGTCGTCATCGGGGAGTACACCGAGCAGGACGTGACGCTGTCGGGCGTCCGCGTGGACATGCGGGGCGTGAACGCGCCGCTGACGGAGATCGCGAACGGCAACACCGCGAACGTGACGGCCCGGACGGCGACCGCGTCGGCGATCATCCCGTACTCGGTGCTCGAGGAGCGGGCGCCGAAGGAGGTCGAGGGGCTCGCGCCGAGCGGCGAGAACCTGGAGGTCGACCTCGCGGGCGCGGTGATGGGGTTCCAGCTGTCGGGCAAGGCGGTCGTGGCGCTGGAGGCGACGGACGAGGGCATCGCGATCACGCCGGAGTCGGTCGCGCCGGACGGCGGCCCGCAGATCCCGCTGGCCCTGGTGCAGCGGCAGCTCACCTGGACGGTGCCGGTCACCGACCTGCCGGTCGGGTCGCGGATCAGCCGGATCGAGCCGACCGCGGACGGGCTGCGCGTCGCGGCCACCGCGCAGAACGTCCAGCTGAGCGATCTGCAGAACGTGCGTTGA
- a CDS encoding MoaD/ThiS family protein codes for MAKGTIRYWAAAKAAAGTGEEPYDARTLAEALAAASVRRDGEFARVIARSSFLVDGDPVGTRDHGAVELPEGGVVEVLPPFAGG; via the coding sequence ATGGCGAAGGGGACGATCCGGTACTGGGCCGCGGCGAAGGCGGCGGCGGGCACGGGCGAGGAGCCCTACGACGCCCGGACGCTCGCGGAGGCGCTCGCGGCGGCGTCCGTCCGGCGGGACGGCGAGTTCGCGCGGGTAATTGCGCGCAGTTCGTTCCTCGTGGACGGCGATCCGGTGGGGACGCGGGACCACGGGGCGGTGGAACTGCCCGAGGGTGGTGTGGTCGAGGTCCTGCCCCCGTTCGCCGGGGGGTGA
- a CDS encoding response regulator transcription factor: MSTLLLLTNALEPSDEVLPALGLLLHSVRVAPAEASALIDAPPADVVLVDARRDLAQAKSLCRLLRTTGLDSPLLGVVTEGGLAALSPEWGLDDLLLQTAGPAEVEARLRLAVGRAAAVADAEEDPGEIRNGDLTIDEATYTARLRGRVLDLTFKEFELLKYLAQHPGRVFTRAQLLQEVWGYDYFGGTRTVDVHVRRLRAKLGAEYEALIGTVRNVGYRFVPDDRPGGETEEKSPARA, from the coding sequence TTGAGCACTCTGCTCTTGCTGACCAATGCACTGGAACCATCCGACGAGGTGCTGCCCGCCCTCGGCCTGCTGCTGCACTCGGTGCGGGTCGCCCCCGCCGAGGCGTCCGCGCTGATCGACGCGCCGCCCGCCGACGTCGTCCTGGTGGACGCGCGCCGCGACCTCGCGCAGGCCAAGAGCCTGTGCCGGCTGCTGCGCACCACCGGCCTCGACAGCCCGCTGCTCGGCGTCGTCACCGAAGGGGGCCTCGCGGCCCTCAGCCCCGAATGGGGCCTGGACGACCTGCTCCTGCAGACCGCGGGCCCCGCCGAGGTCGAAGCCCGCCTGCGCCTCGCCGTCGGCCGCGCCGCCGCGGTCGCCGACGCCGAGGAGGACCCCGGCGAGATCCGCAACGGCGACCTCACGATCGACGAGGCCACCTACACGGCCCGCCTGCGCGGCCGCGTCCTCGACCTCACCTTCAAGGAGTTCGAGCTCCTGAAGTACCTGGCGCAGCACCCTGGCCGCGTCTTCACCCGCGCCCAGCTCCTCCAAGAGGTGTGGGGCTACGACTACTTCGGCGGCACCCGCACCGTCGACGTCCACGTCCGCCGCCTGCGCGCCAAGCTCGGCGCCGAGTACGAGGCCCTCATCGGCACCGTCCGCAACGTCGGCTACCGCTTCGTCCCCGACGACCGTCCGGGCGGCGAGACGGAGGAGAAGAGCCCCGCCCGCGCCTAA
- a CDS encoding TetR/AcrR family transcriptional regulator has protein sequence MVSASETSTTDRHRERMLEGLAASIRERGLARTQVTDIVRHARASRTTFYKCFADKESCFVELVRATTTVGLLAVADAVDPAAPWRRQVSDGVRAYFDALTAEPAIAVAVTRDLASLGARGITVQQEGIERYAELLCELTRGRELRRAGVEPLSMHAAVLLIAGVNAMVVRAIDRGEPVGGLLPTAERAVLGMLAPA, from the coding sequence ATGGTCAGCGCCTCGGAGACGTCGACGACGGACCGTCACCGCGAGCGGATGCTCGAAGGGCTCGCGGCGTCGATCCGGGAGCGGGGACTCGCGCGCACCCAGGTCACCGACATCGTCCGGCACGCGCGGGCGTCGCGCACGACCTTCTACAAGTGCTTCGCCGACAAGGAGTCCTGCTTCGTCGAGCTCGTCCGGGCCACGACCACGGTGGGACTGCTGGCGGTCGCGGACGCGGTCGACCCCGCGGCGCCGTGGCGGCGGCAGGTGTCCGACGGGGTGCGGGCGTACTTCGACGCGCTGACCGCCGAGCCGGCGATCGCCGTCGCCGTCACCCGCGACCTCGCCTCGCTGGGCGCGCGGGGCATCACCGTGCAGCAGGAGGGCATCGAGCGGTACGCCGAGCTGCTCTGCGAGCTCACCCGGGGCCGTGAGCTGCGGCGCGCGGGCGTGGAGCCGCTGTCGATGCACGCGGCGGTGCTGCTGATCGCGGGCGTCAACGCGATGGTCGTCCGGGCGATCGACCGCGGCGAGCCCGTCGGCGGGCTGCTGCCGACCGCCGAGCGGGCGGTCCTCGGAATGCTCGCCCCCGCCTGA
- a CDS encoding NAD(P)/FAD-dependent oxidoreductase, with the protein MPVDPPEHVDVLIVGAGLAGVGAACRLRAECPGKSVAIIEARERIGGTWDQFRYPGVRSDSDMQTLGYDFRPWRRTRALADGGSIRRYIADTAREHGLEPLIRFGRRVVRAEWSSTEARWHVDVEPAGGADGAGGTDGAGRTRLTCDFLHLCTGYYRYDEGYLPDWPGTGRFTGRLVHPQHWPDDLDHTGKRVIVIGSGATAVTLVPAMAGTAAHVTMLQRSPAYVVSIPGEDAIAAWLARVLPSRAAHWIVRWKNVLLITLGYRAARYAPRLTRAAIRARAARLLPSGYDIGRHFDPRHEPWEQRVCFVPDGDLFAALRERRASIVTDRIDTFTERGIRLASGAELEADVIVAATGLNVRLLGGARIVVDGRPVDPARAVGYKAMMLSGVPNLSFAIGYTNASWTLKCDLVARYLCRLIDHMDAHGYRQCTPVVPDASLPTVPFVDLTSGYIQRARHLLPRQGTKHPWRIHGNYLRDRLLYRRGRLDDAGIVFSRGTV; encoded by the coding sequence ATGCCGGTCGACCCTCCCGAACATGTCGATGTGCTGATCGTGGGTGCCGGACTCGCCGGGGTCGGCGCGGCCTGCCGCCTGCGGGCCGAGTGCCCGGGCAAGTCGGTGGCGATCATCGAGGCCCGCGAGCGGATCGGCGGCACCTGGGACCAGTTCCGCTATCCCGGCGTCCGCTCCGACTCCGACATGCAGACCCTCGGCTACGACTTCCGGCCGTGGCGGCGGACACGGGCGCTGGCCGACGGAGGGTCGATCCGGCGGTACATCGCGGACACCGCCCGCGAGCACGGCCTGGAGCCCCTCATCCGGTTCGGCCGGCGCGTCGTGCGCGCCGAGTGGTCGAGCACCGAGGCCCGCTGGCACGTCGACGTCGAACCCGCAGGCGGCGCGGACGGCGCCGGCGGCACGGACGGCGCCGGACGGACGCGCCTGACGTGCGACTTCCTGCACCTGTGCACCGGCTACTACCGCTACGACGAGGGCTACCTGCCGGACTGGCCGGGGACCGGGCGGTTCACCGGCCGGCTCGTCCATCCGCAGCACTGGCCGGACGATCTCGACCACACCGGCAAGCGGGTGATCGTGATCGGCAGCGGCGCGACGGCCGTCACGCTCGTCCCGGCGATGGCGGGCACGGCCGCGCACGTGACGATGCTGCAGCGCTCCCCCGCCTACGTGGTGTCGATTCCGGGCGAGGACGCGATCGCGGCGTGGCTGGCGCGCGTCCTCCCGTCCCGGGCGGCGCACTGGATCGTGCGCTGGAAGAACGTGCTGCTGATCACGCTCGGCTACCGCGCCGCCCGGTACGCCCCGCGGCTGACCCGAGCGGCGATCAGGGCCCGCGCGGCCCGGCTGCTGCCGTCCGGATACGACATCGGGCGGCACTTCGACCCGCGCCACGAGCCGTGGGAGCAGCGGGTGTGCTTCGTCCCCGACGGGGACCTGTTCGCGGCGCTGCGGGAACGGCGCGCGTCGATCGTCACCGACCGCATCGACACTTTCACCGAGCGCGGGATACGCCTCGCGTCCGGCGCCGAACTCGAAGCCGACGTGATCGTCGCCGCGACCGGCCTGAACGTGCGGCTGCTCGGCGGTGCGCGGATCGTCGTGGACGGGCGTCCGGTCGATCCGGCGCGGGCCGTCGGCTACAAGGCGATGATGCTGTCCGGGGTGCCGAACCTGTCGTTCGCCATCGGCTACACCAACGCCTCGTGGACGCTGAAGTGCGATCTGGTCGCCCGCTACCTGTGCCGGTTGATCGACCACATGGACGCCCACGGATACCGGCAGTGCACGCCCGTGGTACCGGACGCCTCCCTGCCGACCGTCCCGTTCGTGGATCTCACCTCCGGGTACATCCAGCGCGCGCGCCACCTGCTCCCCCGGCAGGGGACCAAGCACCCGTGGCGGATCCACGGAAACTACCTGCGGGACCGGCTGCTCTACCGCCGCGGCCGCCTCGACGACGCGGGGATCGTCTTCTCCCGCGGCACCGTCTGA
- a CDS encoding amidase, whose protein sequence is MSHLRTHLAALDAGRVGARELVQEALDAIDATQGTVNAFRRVRADAALAEAGAADRRRRAGERAPLLGVPVAVKDDIDVAGEPTAFGCGGPFPAAAADCAAVARLKAAGAIIVGKTNTPEIGQWPVTEGPAFGVTRNPWDLDRTPGGSSGGAAAAVAAGIVPVALGSDAAGSIRIPAAWTHLVGIKPQRGRVPTLPDVSACHGLTVLGPLARTVADAALLLDVLAGHRPDVPSRSYAACAERDPGRLRIAVSLRVPFSGHPARLDPRIGDAVRRLAAVLESLGHRVEDADPRYGPAGLSFLPRATAGVRDWTRRAPWAPLDPRTRAKAATARVLGGPVLRTAHAVEGPLRARIGRIFRRYDAVLAPTTARPAPRVGAIDGLGGRATDRLAVAACPYAWVWNVVGWPAVNVPAGVLDDGLPVGATLLGPADGEPRLISLAAQLEAALGWHLHRPPGFPATALPA, encoded by the coding sequence GTGTCGCATCTCCGTACGCACCTCGCCGCCCTCGACGCCGGACGCGTCGGGGCCCGCGAACTCGTCCAGGAAGCGCTCGACGCGATCGACGCCACGCAGGGCACGGTGAACGCGTTCCGGCGCGTCCGCGCGGACGCGGCGCTCGCCGAGGCCGGCGCGGCCGACCGCCGCCGGCGGGCCGGTGAGCGGGCCCCGCTGCTCGGCGTCCCCGTCGCGGTCAAGGACGACATCGACGTCGCCGGGGAACCCACCGCGTTCGGGTGCGGCGGCCCCTTCCCGGCGGCGGCCGCCGACTGTGCGGCCGTCGCCCGGCTGAAGGCGGCGGGCGCGATCATCGTCGGGAAGACCAACACACCGGAGATCGGCCAGTGGCCGGTCACCGAGGGTCCCGCGTTCGGCGTCACCCGCAACCCCTGGGACCTCGACCGGACGCCCGGCGGTTCGAGCGGCGGCGCGGCCGCGGCGGTCGCCGCGGGGATCGTCCCGGTCGCGCTCGGCTCCGACGCGGCCGGCTCGATCCGCATCCCCGCCGCCTGGACGCACCTGGTCGGGATCAAGCCGCAGCGCGGCCGCGTCCCCACCCTGCCCGACGTCTCCGCCTGCCACGGCCTGACCGTCCTCGGGCCGCTGGCCCGGACGGTGGCGGACGCGGCACTGCTCCTCGACGTGCTCGCCGGGCACCGGCCGGACGTCCCGTCCCGCTCGTACGCCGCGTGCGCGGAACGCGACCCCGGCCGGTTGCGGATCGCCGTCTCGCTGCGCGTCCCGTTCAGCGGGCATCCCGCCCGCCTCGATCCCCGGATCGGCGACGCGGTCCGGCGCCTGGCCGCCGTCCTGGAGTCCCTCGGGCACCGGGTCGAGGACGCCGATCCCCGCTACGGCCCGGCGGGGCTCAGCTTCCTGCCCCGCGCCACCGCCGGAGTGCGCGACTGGACCCGCCGGGCTCCCTGGGCGCCGCTGGACCCGCGCACCCGCGCCAAGGCCGCCACCGCCCGCGTGCTCGGCGGCCCCGTGCTCCGCACGGCGCACGCCGTGGAGGGGCCGCTGCGAGCGCGGATCGGCCGGATCTTCCGGCGCTACGACGCCGTGCTGGCGCCCACGACCGCGCGACCGGCGCCGAGGGTCGGCGCGATCGACGGCCTGGGCGGCCGCGCGACCGACCGCCTGGCCGTCGCCGCGTGCCCCTACGCATGGGTGTGGAACGTCGTCGGCTGGCCCGCCGTCAACGTCCCCGCCGGTGTCCTGGACGACGGCCTGCCGGTCGGCGCGACGCTCCTCGGCCCGGCCGACGGCGAACCGCGGCTGATCTCCCTGGCCGCGCAGCTCGAGGCCGCACTGGGCTGGCACCTCCACCGCCCGCCCGGCTTCCCCGCCACCGCGCTCCCGGCCTGA